The Terriglobia bacterium nucleotide sequence TTCTACTTTCGATCTCCATCGTCATCTCTATGAAGATCGTCGGGATTATTCTGATCTCGGCGCTTCTCGTAATCCCCGGGGCCACCGCACAGCTATTTGCAAAAAATCTCTACTTTATGATTGCCGTCTCCTGCGGTGTAGCTGTAATTTCGACAATATTAGGACTTATCCTCTCCTACGAATTCGACATCGCCCCCGGGGGAAGCATCGTCCTGACGGCAACTGCAATATTTTTGGTGGCCTTATTTTTTAAAAGAAAAAGCTGAGAATAATTGTCTTGATTTGCACAAATAATTTTTGGTGATCGCTGTGCCAACTCAATTATTGCTCAATGCAATTCGGAGGATATCGGATCTTGAAATTACTCCCACGAGGCAGAGACCATCTGTAACAGGTACTCTCAGTATCCCATTCTCAAGCATGATATCC carries:
- a CDS encoding CBS domain-containing protein, whose translation is MAAPRLLRASAVDVNAPLGDILDIMLENGILRVPVTDGLCLVGVISRSDILRIALSNN
- a CDS encoding metal ABC transporter permease is translated as LLSISIVISMKIVGIILISALLVIPGATAQLFAKNLYFMIAVSCGVAVISTILGLILSYEFDIAPGGSIVLTATAIFLVALFFKRKS